TCAGCCACTTGTGGATGATTCCTTAGGTAACTATGTAGATCACTATAAGCCGGTTAGTGTTGGAAAGCTGGGGACAATAATAGATACGTTAAAAAAGTCCGGGGCAAAAGAGGCGGTCATGGCGGGCAAAGTGCCTAAGTCGCTTCTTTACGAGGGGAAAATAAAGCCTGATCTGAAGGCAGTGACTTTTCTTGTTAAGTTAAAAGACCGTAGTGATGATTCGATACTGCTTGCCTTAGTAACGGAGTTTGCCAAAGAGGGCATCAGGATGCTTGATGTTACGGAATTCACATCGGAGCTTTTAGCTCCAAAAGCTTTGTTGACTGAAAAAAAACTGATTGAATCAGAAAAGAAAGACATAGAATTTGGTTTTGCTATAGCAAAGGAGTTGGGCAGACTGGATATAGGGCAGACTGTTATTGTAAAAAACCTTGCAATAATGGCTGTGGAGGCTATAGAGGGGACAGACAGCGCAATCGTGCGCGGAGGAACGTTGGCCGGGCCGGGAGCAGTGGTTGTAAAGGTAAGCAAACCAAACCAGGACAGGAGATTTGATTATCCGGCCTGCGGCCTTAACACGATACGGGCAATGCTCGAGGTCAAAGCCCGCGTATTAGCTCTTGAAGCTGAGCACACTTTGATAATTCAAAAAGAAGAAATGTTACAGGCAGCTAATGCTGCCGGTATTTCCGTAATTGGAGTTTAAATTAAGTAGTGTTTTAGGGTATTACCATTGATTTAGGTAATGAATTTTAGATTTGAATAAAAACTTCATTTGCTTTTTAAATTTCTGGTTACAGTGATGTTTCCCCAGGCAGTTAGACAAAATCGTAAGAATAATTATAATATTACTTATGCAAACCTTTGAGACAGATTTAGACTTAACTGAAATTATCAATGGAGAGGAAATCATGGGGCCTAGTCCATTCTTTAAACATCAGGATATTGTCGGCAATCTATATGAAATTATACGCCACCACGTAAAGACTAATAAATTGGGTAAGGTTCTTTTATCACCACTTGACATAATCCTTGAAGAAGGTGTTAACAGGCTACAACCCGATATACTGTTTATCAGGAAAGAAAACATGAGTATTGCACAGGACTGGATAAGAGGCGTACCGGATATGGTTTGTGAAATAATATCTTCAGGCAGTTATGAGATGGATACAGCGGTAAAGAAGGCTGTCTATGAAAAATACAGGGTGCCGGAGTACTGGATAGTTATGCCGGAGCCACAAACGATTGAAATATTAACCATCGTAGGCGATAAGTATAAATTACACTCTATTGCAGCATTTGAGGGTACTGTCACATCTAAAGTCATAGAAGGACTTCAAGTTAAGATCAATGATATATTCGAGTAACCTCTCTAAATAATCTATATGACATGAAAAACAATTAATGAACATACTTTTGTAAAATCTTAAAGGCGCAGAGATATTGAACCAGGACTAGTTAATATGGTATATTTCCATGCAAAGATGCTGGTTTAAATACAACGGGGATTAGGGCTTATAATTAGCGGGGGAGGCAAACTAATATGAAACCACTAAGATACATATCGTTAATGCTTATATTTATGTTATTTTCGGCAGACATATCAAACGCAGAAAGCAGGGCGGCAGTTATAAAAAAGAAGCCGGGTGCTTCAACCGCAAAGATAGCTTTGGTAATAGGTAATTGCAACTATAAAGATAATCCGTTAAGTAACCCGGCAAACGATGCAGCACTGATGTCAAAGGTACTCACAGAACTTGGTTTTAAAGTAACAAAGAAAATAAATGCTACCCAGAAAGAAATGAAAAAAGCGATAGATGATTTTGGAGAAGAAATAATAGGTGCAGAAGTAGCGTTATTTTACTTTGCCGGTCATGGCGCACAGGTAAATGGGAATAACTATCTACTGCCGATAGGTGCAGATATTAAGGTAGAAAACGATATAGAATATGAATCAATAGATGCCGGCAGGGTAATAGGTAAAATGGACAATGCTAAGGCTAAGTTTAAATTAGTGGTGCTTGATGCTTGTAGAAACAATCCGTTTGCAAGGAGTTTTAGAAGCGATAAAAGAGGCTTAGCAGTAATGAATGCGCCGACAGGTACATTGATAGCGTATGCTACAGCGCCGGGGAGCACAGCAGAAGACGGGACAGGGAGTAATAATGGTGTTTACACGGCAGAATTGGCTAAGAACATAAAAAAATCCGGATTAAAATAGAGGATGTATTTAAGAAAACAAGAGAAGGAGTGATGGGTAATACAAACAATAGACAAACTCCGTGGGAATCATCATCGTTAATAGGAGATTTTTACTTTTCTGGTGAAGGAGTGGTATCTGCAAAAAATCAAACACCGCAAGTAACTGAACCAACTGGTAACAGCAAGGTTGACGAGGCGGAACAACAGTTATCCTCTGAGAGACAAAGAGTTCAAGAGGAAAAAAATCAGTTGGATGAAGAACGTAGGAAATTGGAGCAAGAGAAAAAGCGGAAAGAGGCGGAAGAACAATCACAAGCGTTGGAACAGGAGAAAAATTGGCTAAAAGCAGAACGAGAGAAATTAGAAGAGGAACGTTTGGCGATGGCAAATCGCCCGAAGCAAGAGAGTGGTACAACAGGCGGCGCTTCGTATACAGATACAGTGACAGGGATGGAGTTTGTGAAGTTACCGAACGGTATATATATGGGGAAATATGCAGTAACAAACGCGCAGTTTAGGAAGTTTAAACCTAGTCATGACAGTAAAGACTATAAGGGTAATTCATTGAATGGAGATAATCAACCAGTAGTGAATGTATCGGCTAATGATGCAGATGACTTTGTGAGATGGTTGTCGGGTAAAACAGGAAAGAAATATAGTTTACCAACGGAAGAGGAATTCGAGAGTGCCTGTAAGGCTGGTACCGGCAAAGATACGTATTGGGACAAAGAAGAGGATGCGTGTCGTTATGCTAATGTTCATGATAAAACTGCTAAAAGAGCATTTAATTTCGATTGGTCATCTTTTAATTGTGATGATGGATATGCGGTAACATCGCCGGTAGGTAGTTTTAAAGCGAACAATTATGGGTTGTATGATATGTTGGGAAATGTGTGGCAGTGGACGAGTAGTGTTAGTGACGAGAACCGTGTTTTTCGTGGTGGTAGCTGCCAGGTCATACCGCAGAATTTGCGATGTTCCAATAGGAACTACAGCACCCCCGGCAGCAAGGGTAACGTCGTAGGGTTTCGCCTCAAGTATGTTAAATAACCTTTTGGATTTTTACCTTAAAAGAGTGTTTCTTTTCCATATAGACAAAATCATAAGGATAGTGATAAGATAACGTATGCAAACCATCGAAACAGATTTAGACTTAACTGAAATCATCAACGGAGTGGAAATAATGGGGCCTAGTCCATTTGACAAACATCAGGATATTGTCGGCAATCTATACGATATTATACGCCAACACGTAAGGACTAATAAGCTAGGTAAAGTTTATTTATCACCCCTTGACGTAATCTTTGAGGAAGGAATTAACCGGGTTCAGCCTGACATATTGTTTATCAGAAAAGAGAATATGCCTATTGTACAGGGGTGGGTACGGGGTGTTCCAGACATGGTTTGTGAAATTGTTTCTCCATGGAGTTACGAAAGGGATACATTGATTAAGAGAGATATCTATGAAAGATATAGAGTGCCGGAATACTGGATAGTCCTGCCTGAGTTTATGAGTGTC
The Nitrospirota bacterium genome window above contains:
- a CDS encoding Uma2 family endonuclease; the encoded protein is MQTFETDLDLTEIINGEEIMGPSPFFKHQDIVGNLYEIIRHHVKTNKLGKVLLSPLDIILEEGVNRLQPDILFIRKENMSIAQDWIRGVPDMVCEIISSGSYEMDTAVKKAVYEKYRVPEYWIVMPEPQTIEILTIVGDKYKLHSIAAFEGTVTSKVIEGLQVKINDIFE
- a CDS encoding caspase family protein, with amino-acid sequence MKPLRYISLMLIFMLFSADISNAESRAAVIKKKPGASTAKIALVIGNCNYKDNPLSNPANDAALMSKVLTELGFKVTKKINATQKEMKKAIDDFGEEIIGAEVALFYFAGHGAQVNGNNYLLPIGADIKVENDIEYESIDAGRVIGKMDNAKAKFKLVVLDACRNNPFARSFRSDKRGLAVMNAPTGTLIAYATAPGSTAEDGTGSNNGVYTAELAKNIKKSGLK
- the lpxI gene encoding UDP-2,3-diacylglucosamine diphosphatase LpxI (LpxI, functionally equivalent to LpxH, replaces it in LPS biosynthesis in a minority of bacteria.) — protein: MAGKLLGLIAGKGDLPRAIAEGARAKGYEVFAIGLQPLVDDSLGNYVDHYKPVSVGKLGTIIDTLKKSGAKEAVMAGKVPKSLLYEGKIKPDLKAVTFLVKLKDRSDDSILLALVTEFAKEGIRMLDVTEFTSELLAPKALLTEKKLIESEKKDIEFGFAIAKELGRLDIGQTVIVKNLAIMAVEAIEGTDSAIVRGGTLAGPGAVVVKVSKPNQDRRFDYPACGLNTIRAMLEVKARVLALEAEHTLIIQKEEMLQAANAAGISVIGV
- a CDS encoding Uma2 family endonuclease; this encodes MQTIETDLDLTEIINGVEIMGPSPFDKHQDIVGNLYDIIRQHVRTNKLGKVYLSPLDVIFEEGINRVQPDILFIRKENMPIVQGWVRGVPDMVCEIVSPWSYERDTLIKRDIYERYRVPEYWIVLPEFMSVQILTIENEKYKLHSVAAIEGTVTSKVIEGLQVDIKDIFE
- a CDS encoding SUMF1/EgtB/PvdO family nonheme iron enzyme, producing the protein MGNTNNRQTPWESSSLIGDFYFSGEGVVSAKNQTPQVTEPTGNSKVDEAEQQLSSERQRVQEEKNQLDEERRKLEQEKKRKEAEEQSQALEQEKNWLKAEREKLEEERLAMANRPKQESGTTGGASYTDTVTGMEFVKLPNGIYMGKYAVTNAQFRKFKPSHDSKDYKGNSLNGDNQPVVNVSANDADDFVRWLSGKTGKKYSLPTEEEFESACKAGTGKDTYWDKEEDACRYANVHDKTAKRAFNFDWSSFNCDDGYAVTSPVGSFKANNYGLYDMLGNVWQWTSSVSDENRVFRGGSCQVIPQNLRCSNRNYSTPGSKGNVVGFRLKYVK